Genomic window (bacterium BMS3Abin08):
GGACGCCGAGGGATTCCAGCTTCTGCGCCCTCTGAATCTCTTCCTCCATGCGCTTGCGCTCTGTGACATCTCTAAAAAAGGCGAATAAGAAGCGATCCCCATTTAACTCCAATAATGAGACACTCACATCCAGGTGGACTATAGAGTTATCCTTGCGGCGATGACGCGTTTCGAAACGGTCAGAACCCTTTTTCAATATACTGTCAATATGCGCCTGGATATCCGCCGGTCCCCTGCTTGCCTCAACGTCTGCAATCTTCATGGATAAAAGTTCTTCGTGGGAATAACCCACCATCCTGCAATAGGCATCATTCACCTCACGTATATTTCCATCTACGTCAACAATCCAGAAACCATCGAGTGAGTTCTGGAAAATAAGTTCGTTCCGTCGGGTCAGTTCCCACAAACGTTGCTGGTTGGCTTCTATCTGTTTCACCATAAGATTGAAAGCTCTCGCTGTCTGACCGATCTCATCATGTATCCCGGCCTCCACACTGATGCTGTAATCGCCTTGACCTACCTGCTGTGCCGCACGTGCCAGCGACCCTAATCTCCTTGTCATCCCGACACCAATCACAATAGTCGCCAGTATGGTCAGGAGAATACCGATTCCGGAAATCATGATGTCACGGTTTCGGGCTTTATCGATGGCCTGCTGCATTGGTGACAACGAAAAGCCGAGCCAAACACTGCCCATGGACCTGCCAGACAGCGTTATATCCGCAGAAACGTCATATACTCCGTCATCGACCTGCAGTGGTGAGGGGTCTCTGCCGGGGCCGATGTCTTCCGGCATGTCGCCAAATGTTACAACCGCGCGTTTGTCCCTGTCTAAAATGGCCATATATACCAAGTCGTTTTGCCTTATAACTTTCCTGAGGTATGACTCCAGTCCGGCATAATCTACTGCAACCATATAACTTCCGGCAGTTGCAGTCACCTGCTGGATGATGTTGGCGGCTGACTTCCGGAGGTGGTGTGCATGGATTTGCTGGATCGTTGAGAGGCTGTTACAAACCAATAGCGAAATTATCGTGCATTCGATAAACAATATACTTACGATGAAACGAAAACGAAAAGATCTGAACAGACTGACTTTTTCCTGTTTCAATTCAAAGGCACCTGTTGCGCTATTGATTTGAGCACATCATATTCTTCCGGTTGAACCGGAACAAAGCCCGGCCAACCAATGTGCTTCAGTAATGCCTTGCCATGCTGATTATGCCCGAGTGACAGTAATATTTTCATAATCAATTCTGCACGATCATGACTGACCCAGGGGGCCACGCTGATGGGTAACGTGGGTGTACCCATTGTCCTGTCGATGATGCGCATTTTTTTGCGAATCTCCGGGTTTGCACGCATAAATGGCGACACCATCAATGCAGAGGCATCGGTTAGCCCCTTATAGGCCGCCAGCAACGAATTATTATGATTCGGGGTTGTCACAAGTGTGACGTCACGATCCGGATCAAGCCCCGATCTTAGAAAATGTTCCCTCACAAGCATCGTTCCCAGCGCCAACGGATCGACTATTGCCAGACGGCGACCTGCAAGGTCCCGGACCTTCCGTATATCGCTATGTACCGG
Coding sequences:
- a CDS encoding ABC transporter, phosphonate, periplasmic substrate-binding protein — protein: MNVQWIVVLKVFVVVFWLFCASINTSLAAATQQETDKHTSFLVFGILPIVSPEQLVRRFGPLADYLGKKLGVEIRIETAPNYKEFVKRTNQQQRYDILLTAPHFYYLARHKAGYRSLVRVDRPVMQMLIVVPVHSDIRKVRDLAGRRLAIVDPLALGTMLVREHFLRSGLDPDRDVTLVTTPNHNNSLLAAYKGLTDASALMVSPFMRANPEIRKKMRIIDRTMGTPTLPISVAPWVSHDRAELIMKILLSLGHNQHGKALLKHIGWPGFVPVQPEEYDVLKSIAQQVPLN